Proteins encoded by one window of Cucurbita pepo subsp. pepo cultivar mu-cu-16 chromosome LG14, ASM280686v2, whole genome shotgun sequence:
- the LOC111810294 gene encoding uncharacterized protein LOC111810294: MAFYGDEDDVWKCPKHPSKRRRIGICPLCLRDRLVTLCPDCAHVRPCNCCATTTTTSSSSSSSSSFSRFSSADLASLGSVGRLSNLIDGEPAFRRSRSLAAIPFLRSRSRFVADSGDDCSSSGNSARASSFWSIFRSKTKKSRDGGRIEAAVEFDFKRRAKEVAEVEEAMRRTLMIRSRSVAVSDSSGRFVRTPAKAKAWYFPSPIKAFRQSKVPKAVLTERSPLHRG, encoded by the coding sequence atgGCGTTCTACGGCGATGAAGACGACGTATGGAAATGTCCAAAACATCCTTCCAAACGGCGGAGGATCGGAATCTGTCCTCTCTGTCTCCGTGACCGCCTCGTCACTCTCTGCCCTGACTGCGCCCACGTCCGTCCTTGCAATTGTTGCGCCACTACCACAactacttcttcttcttcttcttcttcatcctctttctCTCGTTTCTCCTCCGCCGACCTCGCCTCTCTCGGATCCGTCGGCCGCCTCTCCAATCTCATCGACGGCGAGCCGGCTTTCCGCCGCTCTCGCTCTCTCGCTGCGATTCCATTTCTCCGATCGAGATCGCGGTTCGTCGCTGATTCTGGCGATGACTGCTCTTCATCCGGTAATAGCGCTAGAGCCTCGTCGTTTTGGTCGATTTTCAGGTCGAAGACTAAGAAGAGTCGCGATGGCGGAAGAATCGAGGCAGCGGTGGAATTCGATTTCAAGCGTAGAGCGAAGGAAGTAGCGGAAGTTGAAGAGGCGATGAGACGAACGTTGATGATCCGGTCTAGATCGGTTGCGGTTTCCGATTCCAGCGGGAGATTCGTTCGGACGCCGGCGAAGGCAAAGGCATGGTACTTTCCAAGTCCGATCAAAGCTTTCCGGCAATCGAAGGTTCCCAAGGCCGTTCTCACGGAACGGTCTCCGTTACACAgaggttga